Proteins encoded together in one Mycobacterium sp. MS1601 window:
- a CDS encoding DUF1761 family protein encodes MELDWLAVVIATVVGMAVAGAWYGTVFTTMWSTVTGEAAEDSAQASRRNMAQLPVTNSITAVGLAAALMLFLDMALTIGLV; translated from the coding sequence GTGGAACTCGACTGGCTGGCCGTCGTTATCGCCACTGTGGTCGGAATGGCCGTGGCAGGCGCCTGGTACGGCACGGTGTTCACGACGATGTGGTCGACGGTGACGGGGGAAGCCGCGGAGGACTCCGCGCAGGCCAGCCGACGGAACATGGCCCAGCTGCCGGTCACCAACAGTATTACGGCAGTGGGGCTGGCGGCCGCGCTCATGTTGTTTCTCGACATGGCGCTGACGATCGGGCTGGTGTAA
- a CDS encoding alpha/beta fold hydrolase, with protein sequence MAITERPAWVDDELFPFASQFLDIDGHRVHYVDEGAGPTLLFLHGNPTWSFDYSVVITHLKAEFRCIAVDYPGFGLSTAAPGYRYLPTEHAEIVGRFVEMLGLRNVTLVGHDWGGPIGLAVAQQRPETFDRLVLTNTWAWPVSDPLIQVMSHVMGSPIGRLLIRQLNLFVNQMIPIGHRLTTPTSAQMDHYRNALDSPARREGSAVFPREITSSRAFLADIEAGLKVMEALPTLIIWGDGDFAFGDKELRRWQQIFTDNEAVIVSGAGHFVPSDAPEQFAAAIRRWHNQPGSR encoded by the coding sequence ATGGCAATCACAGAGCGGCCCGCCTGGGTCGATGACGAATTGTTCCCGTTCGCGAGCCAGTTCCTCGACATCGACGGGCACCGCGTGCATTACGTGGACGAAGGCGCGGGTCCGACGTTGCTGTTCCTGCACGGGAACCCGACCTGGTCGTTTGACTACAGCGTGGTCATCACACACCTGAAAGCGGAGTTTCGTTGCATCGCAGTGGATTACCCAGGATTCGGGCTTTCGACGGCAGCGCCGGGCTACCGGTACCTACCCACCGAACACGCAGAGATCGTCGGTCGGTTTGTGGAGATGCTCGGGTTGAGAAACGTCACGCTGGTGGGCCATGACTGGGGCGGACCGATCGGGCTGGCCGTCGCGCAACAGCGCCCTGAAACCTTCGACCGGCTGGTTCTCACCAACACCTGGGCATGGCCGGTCAGCGACCCGCTCATACAAGTTATGTCGCACGTGATGGGCAGCCCCATCGGGCGGCTGCTCATCCGCCAACTCAACCTGTTCGTCAACCAGATGATCCCGATAGGACATCGTTTGACCACACCCACCAGCGCACAGATGGACCACTACCGCAACGCTCTCGACAGCCCCGCTCGCCGGGAGGGATCGGCGGTGTTCCCCCGCGAGATCACCTCCAGCCGGGCATTTCTCGCCGACATCGAGGCGGGGCTCAAGGTTATGGAAGCATTGCCGACACTGATCATCTGGGGTGACGGCGACTTCGCCTTCGGTGACAAGGAACTGCGGCGATGGCAGCAAATCTTCACCGATAACGAGGCCGTCATCGTCAGCGGTGCCGGCCATTTCGTTCCCTCCGACGCTCCCGAGCAATTCGCCGCGGCGATCCGCCGCTGGCACAACCAACCTGGCTCCCGATGA
- a CDS encoding SDR family oxidoreductase, translating to MNTTHVTALVTGANRGLGRRFALELVARGATVYAAARRPESVDIPGVIPIQLDITDPASIRRAAEIATDVNVLVNNAGVSTRATLLGSPLEDIRLEMETHYFGTLQVIRAFTPVIERNGGGAILDVLSLLSWLHPSTSGAYASAKAAAWAMTDAVREELAPKGITVTALHVGYMDTDMVTYIPADQKIDPAVVATMALDGLFAGAREVLADGKTREAKAGLAN from the coding sequence ATGAACACAACACATGTCACCGCATTGGTGACCGGAGCCAACCGGGGACTCGGACGGCGATTCGCCCTCGAACTCGTTGCGCGCGGCGCTACGGTGTACGCCGCGGCGCGGCGGCCGGAGAGCGTCGACATCCCCGGTGTAATTCCTATCCAGCTCGACATCACCGACCCTGCCTCGATCCGTCGTGCGGCCGAGATCGCAACCGATGTGAATGTCCTGGTGAACAACGCGGGTGTATCGACGCGAGCGACCTTGCTCGGCAGCCCGCTCGAGGACATCCGGCTGGAGATGGAGACACATTACTTCGGTACGTTGCAGGTGATCCGGGCGTTCACACCCGTCATCGAACGCAACGGCGGCGGAGCCATCCTGGACGTGCTCTCGCTACTGTCGTGGCTGCATCCGTCCACCAGCGGTGCCTACGCCTCGGCCAAGGCGGCAGCGTGGGCTATGACCGACGCCGTACGAGAAGAACTGGCACCCAAGGGAATCACTGTCACCGCACTGCATGTCGGATACATGGACACCGACATGGTGACCTACATTCCCGCGGATCAGAAGATCGATCCCGCTGTGGTGGCCACCATGGCGCTCGATGGTTTGTTCGCCGGTGCGCGAGAGGTACTTGCCGACGGTAAGACCCGCGAGGCGAAGGCCGGACTCGCCAACTAG